From the Halobellus litoreus genome, the window GCGATCCGACTCGGCGCGGACAGCCGACTGCGACGCGGATCGCTCCGGACGACCGCGCCGGCGAAGCCCGTCACCCGCGTGTCGCCGTCGGCGTAGACGATAGCGCCGGCGTGGGCCGCCCAGACGACGCCGTCGTCGTCGAGGAGCCACACCGTCCGGTTCACGACCTCGATCGTCCCGCTCGCCAGTTCGACGGTCGTCTCTCGATCGCCGGCGCCCGGGCCGAGCGCGGTTTCGAGGTCGTCCGCGACGCGGGTCGACGCCGCCGAGGCGGCGCCGTCCTCGACGATCGACCCCGCCGTCGCCGTCAGCCCGCCCACGGCGAGGACGGTGAGTCCGAGGAGGATGGCGACGCCGACGACGGCGGCCTGGGCGCGGTCCGGGGCGCGGGGCGGGGCCGGGACGGTGGAATCGGGGGCTCGACGCCGACTCATACCAACCCCGTCCCCGTGAAGACGACGTGGCAGACGGCGACGAGACATCCCGAGTGAAGCAGCGCCTCGTACTGCCCGCGGCTGGCGACGCCGGCGAACCAGCCGGCGGCCAGCATCGTCGCCTGCGTCGTCACGTACACCCGGTACTGATCGCGCGCGAGGTCGACCGCGCCGGGATCGACCGCGACGCCGGACAGTTCCGACATCGTCGAGAGCCGATCGAAGCCCGCGAAGACGTTGGCGCTCGTCGCGACGCTGATTCCGATGACGAGCAGCGCCGTCGTCCACCCGACCGCGACGTAAACCAGCATTCCCGAGCGGAGCGCCCGTTTCTCGTGGTACAGCCGTCCCACCTCGCCCTGAAGCGTCTCGAAGACGACGCCGGTGTCGCTGCCGGCGTCGAGCGCGCCGATCACGAGGCCGACGGTCTGCTCGGCCATCGGGGTCCCGACGCGGTCGACGAAGCGGTCGAGGGCGGCGGTTCGAAGGTCCGTCTCGCCGCTCTCGACCGGCGTCGTGAGATGGAGGTTCATCGAGAGGTCCGCGACGTCGCGGTTCAGCGGTCCCAGGTCCACGTCCCGCGCGACGTGGTCGACCGCCGACGAGAACGGTCGGCCGAGGTTGACGTGCCCGGAGACGGCGTGAACGAAGTCCTTCAACTCGTGGTCCTTCGCGTCGTCGAGTCGCGCCCGGCGGACGGCGATGAGACCGACCGGGATCGAAAAACCGACGTAGCCGACGAGCAGCGAGACCACGGTGTCGACGCCCAGGCTGACCGACGCGACGAACCCGGCGATCCCGACCGGCGCGAACGCGACGGCGGCGCTCGCGGGGTTCGTCGTCGCCGTCCGGAGGATCGCGAGCGTGCTCGCCGGTCGACGGTAGACGACGTGCTGGTCTGGCGGCCGGAGTCGCGAGACGAGCGCGGCGGTCGCGACGCCGACCAGGAGGATGAAGCCGGCGCTCCCGTAGACGACGAGCGCGCGCAGCGTGATCGGTCCGATCGGGGTCCGCACGGGCGCGGAGAGCCCCGGCGCGACGATGCTCATCACGGTGAGCACGATCACGAGCAGGGCCGGCAGGACGAGCAGCACGACGAACAGTTCCGCAAGCAGTTCGAGGAAACCCTCCGCGCGCCGGCGGTCCCTGTCCTGCTGGTGTCGCAGCATCCGGCTCTCCATCGAGAGGTACTCCCTGAGGGCGTCCGACCCCTGCTCGGCGTGCTCGCGGAACTTGAGGAGAAACGGCGCGAGGCTGTCCTGCGCCGGCGTGTCCCTGGCGACCCGACGGAGTCCCTCGTCGACGTTCCCCGTCATCGCGGCGGTGTTGAGCGCCTTTCGGAGCGCCACCGCCGTCTCGCCGTAGGCGTCGGTGTCGGCGACGCGGCGGAGCATCGCCCGTCGACCGTCGCTCCCCGAGGCGAGGACGTTCAGATAGCGCACCGCGCTCGGCAGCGTCCGCCCGATGTTCGCCCGCCGCGCGGCGGTGAGCCAGCGGAGGTAGCGGCCGCCGGCGTAGACCACGCCGAGGTGGACGCCGACGGCGACGAGCGCCCCGACGCCGCCGACGACCGCGGTCCGCTGCCAGGGGGCGAGGACGATCCGCTCGGGGAGCGAGCCGCCGAACCCGTCGCCGCTGACGCGACCGAACCGTTCGAGGACGGCCGCCGCGGCCGATTCGACGACCCCTGCGGGGAGGAGCAGTCCGACCGCGGCGACGCCGCCGGCGACGAGGGCGGCGAGCGCCCACGAGAGCGCGTAGGTGCGGGCCAGATACAGGTCGAACGCGACCGTGACGTTGGTGCCGCGGTAGGCGCGGCGGTCGCGTTCGTGTCGCCGCGCGTCAGCACGGCTGGCGAAGAGCGCGTACGCCGCGCGGTCGAGGGGGCCGAGCGATCGGTCGGCGTACGCGCGCCGGGGTCCGTCGGCCGTCGAATCCTCCGCCGCCTTCGAGCGGCCGACCGCGTCCGACGTGTTCGACTGCGCCGTATCCGAACCGCTCACCGGCGGTCGCTCCGGTGCGTCGCGTTCGTGTGGCTATCGGCGCGGGGGCTGCCGCCGTCGCGGTTGGCCTCGCCGCCGCGGCGACCGCGCTCATCGCGTCCGTCCCGCCCGCCGCCGTCCGCTCGGGTCCGGTGCGCCCGCTGCCGCCGGACGCGCTCGACCGTCGCGGCCTCGTCGGTCCGGAGGTCCGAGAGGAACCCGAACAGCCGGTCGACGTCGCGTTCGCCCTCCCGGAGGAGGTACTCGACGTAGCCGCGCTTGCGCCGGAACTCGCGTTCGATGTCCGCGACGTCGCGGTCGGTCGCGGCAGCGATTCGGTGGAAGACGCGGAGCGCGCTGTGGTGCGTCTCGCCCGCGGTCGCGGCGTTCTCGCCGCCGAGTTGCGGGTGGTCGTACGCCATCGCGAACGACCCGTCGGTTTCGCGCCACAGCAGCGTGTTGTAGTACAGCGTCGTGCCGTCCTTCTCGACGACGCCGGTGCGCGCGGAGGCCGGGAGCTCCTCGTACTCGGACTCGGTGAGGAGTTCGACCGCGGAGCCGACGTAGCGCTCGCCGTCGACTCTCCGGGGGAAGACCACCAGATCGAGTTCGCGCAGGAGGTAGACGGGCAGCCCCTGCTCGACGACCCGGTTGACGAGCGTCTCGATGTCCTCGGCGTGCGTCGTGCCCACGACCCCATGCCCAGTATTGAGCACCTCAGCGAAGGTCTCGAACGACTCGGGCGTGTTGACCTCGGCGATGACCTCGACATCGGGGTTGAGATAATTTGCCTCGGTCATCAGGTCCGCCATCGAGACGCGCTTGTAGGCGTTCTCGTGGTCGCGCGTCGTCAACGAGACGCCCGTCTCGTGGGGGAGGTACACCTCGCGGGAGCCCTCGTCGATGCTGATCGGGCGGTGGTCGTAGGGGATGAACGGCATATGGGCGTTCATCAGCGTCGTCTTGCCCGCGCCGGTCGGCCCCGAGAACAGCACCACGCGGTGGTGTTCGTACAGCAGCCACAGGAGCGTCACCAGTTCGGTCGGGATCGAGCCGAACTCGACGAGGTCGATCGGCGTCAGCGGCGACGACGCCTGCTTGCGGATGGAGACGTGCGGGCCGTCCTCGGAGATGACCGGCAGCGCGACGGCGCACCGGATGGTCTCGCCGTGGCCGGAGGCGTCGGGAGCGACGCCCTCGGGTCGGAGATTCACCTTCGCCGACGGCTGACTCGCGCTGAGTTCGACGCCGTCGGCGGCGGCGAGTTGGGTCACGACGTTGACGAAGCTCGTCTCGTCCGCGAAGGTGAGGTTGGTCGGAACGCGCTCGCCGGCGCGGACGACGTCGGCGCGGGGGACGACCTTGATCCGCTCGCCGACCCGGTTCGCCTCGACGTCTTCGAGGTGGGGGTCGCGGATCGGCACCGTGAGAACGCCCTCGCCGACGTAGTCGCGGAGGACGTAGTAGACCAGGTCGTCGAGCCGGTCCTGCGCGTAGCGGCGGTCCACGGGCGGGACGCCGATCCCGTACGCCGAGAGCGCGCTGCGGACGCGGTACCGCGTCGCCTCGAACCACGCGCGGGTGTTGCGGGCGGTGAGCCGGCGGGAGAGGAAGGCCCGCGCCCGCTCGCGGATGAACGCCGTCCGGTCCTCGACCACCTCGTCGACGTTGGCCTCCCAGATCCGCTCTTTGCACTCGGCGACAAGGTCCTCGTCGCCGGGGAGCAGGTCTGGTTCGAGGACCGCGTACTTGGCGTCGAAGCGGTCGTCGCCGAGGAGCCGGTCCCGATGGACGACGACGTCGACGTCGAAGCCGGCGAACGAGACCGTGTAATCCCGCAGTCGCTCGCCGGCGACCCGCGTCGCGAAGGCGGCGTCTGCGCGGAACGCCGTCACGGC encodes:
- a CDS encoding DUF7289 family protein produces the protein MSRRRAPDSTVPAPPRAPDRAQAAVVGVAILLGLTVLAVGGLTATAGSIVEDGAASAASTRVADDLETALGPGAGDRETTVELASGTIEVVNRTVWLLDDDGVVWAAHAGAIVYADGDTRVTGFAGAVVRSDPRRSRLSAPSRIAPAEDRLYVGVPVLNASGADGVSTGNHRLAVTLETDGDAARQRLPIADYRLGIETSTPAAWERHLRDRGATTTRRDFDGDGVPSVVASFEGERAVHLVVHDVRLELAVGR
- a CDS encoding type II secretion system F family protein, giving the protein MSGSDTAQSNTSDAVGRSKAAEDSTADGPRRAYADRSLGPLDRAAYALFASRADARRHERDRRAYRGTNVTVAFDLYLARTYALSWALAALVAGGVAAVGLLLPAGVVESAAAAVLERFGRVSGDGFGGSLPERIVLAPWQRTAVVGGVGALVAVGVHLGVVYAGGRYLRWLTAARRANIGRTLPSAVRYLNVLASGSDGRRAMLRRVADTDAYGETAVALRKALNTAAMTGNVDEGLRRVARDTPAQDSLAPFLLKFREHAEQGSDALREYLSMESRMLRHQQDRDRRRAEGFLELLAELFVVLLVLPALLVIVLTVMSIVAPGLSAPVRTPIGPITLRALVVYGSAGFILLVGVATAALVSRLRPPDQHVVYRRPASTLAILRTATTNPASAAVAFAPVGIAGFVASVSLGVDTVVSLLVGYVGFSIPVGLIAVRRARLDDAKDHELKDFVHAVSGHVNLGRPFSSAVDHVARDVDLGPLNRDVADLSMNLHLTTPVESGETDLRTAALDRFVDRVGTPMAEQTVGLVIGALDAGSDTGVVFETLQGEVGRLYHEKRALRSGMLVYVAVGWTTALLVIGISVATSANVFAGFDRLSTMSELSGVAVDPGAVDLARDQYRVYVTTQATMLAAGWFAGVASRGQYEALLHSGCLVAVCHVVFTGTGLV
- a CDS encoding type II/IV secretion system ATPase subunit, which encodes MTSGARRTPSRADTPAVPAPEPPDSADAWYAGTVRAQYEVTPGVVATIRDAADGVGFSYHLREPALGAAAERALASVTSHFSGVEVRRPLTRQGTAERAAAGLPAKYRRVLDRLLDVSPASRRRIEYYALCELRLLGAVTPIALDDRVDVVDIEGETDGALVVHTENYAPAVTAFRADAAFATRVAGERLRDYTVSFAGFDVDVVVHRDRLLGDDRFDAKYAVLEPDLLPGDEDLVAECKERIWEANVDEVVEDRTAFIRERARAFLSRRLTARNTRAWFEATRYRVRSALSAYGIGVPPVDRRYAQDRLDDLVYYVLRDYVGEGVLTVPIRDPHLEDVEANRVGERIKVVPRADVVRAGERVPTNLTFADETSFVNVVTQLAAADGVELSASQPSAKVNLRPEGVAPDASGHGETIRCAVALPVISEDGPHVSIRKQASSPLTPIDLVEFGSIPTELVTLLWLLYEHHRVVLFSGPTGAGKTTLMNAHMPFIPYDHRPISIDEGSREVYLPHETGVSLTTRDHENAYKRVSMADLMTEANYLNPDVEVIAEVNTPESFETFAEVLNTGHGVVGTTHAEDIETLVNRVVEQGLPVYLLRELDLVVFPRRVDGERYVGSAVELLTESEYEELPASARTGVVEKDGTTLYYNTLLWRETDGSFAMAYDHPQLGGENAATAGETHHSALRVFHRIAAATDRDVADIEREFRRKRGYVEYLLREGERDVDRLFGFLSDLRTDEAATVERVRRQRAHRTRADGGGRDGRDERGRRGGEANRDGGSPRADSHTNATHRSDRR